In the genome of Atribacterota bacterium, the window CAAATACAATTCTCACCGTTCTTCATGGTAGGAAGAAAGAAGGTATTTCTCCCTTAAAATAGCCTGATTTCGCTCTTCCTCTTCCTCTTTCCAGTTATCCTTTTTCACCACAACTCCCCACCATTTACCGAAACTTTCGATGATTGCCTGTTCAATCTCAATTCGCCACTCTACGCCAAAACCCATCTCCGTAAGGCTAAGGAAATTCTTTTCCAGTTCCTGCAAAACAACCTCTTTTTCCCGAAAACACGACGCAAATCGTTCCCGATCGATGCGAAAGGGCAAAGAAACCTGAAAAAGACTCCCCCCTCGACCTCGAGCCTGAGCTATTCCAGCAATTTTTTTGCCGCCTACCGTGAGTTCATGGGGAAAGGTCAGCGAAAAACAGGCCGGTGAAGCAAGATAAAGAGGAATATTCATGATTTCTTGATCAACCGGTATACCCAAACCTTTCAGAGCCTCCTGTAAGACGCTTTTGAATTCCCGGTAAGCTTGGCGAGGTGAAAGGGGGTTCCCAGGAAGAGCAAGACTCAGGGTCACTTCCTCTCCGTGCAGAATTGCTCTGCCCCCCGTCGGTCGACGTACCAGAGGAATATTGTGAGATTTTAGGTATTCCCGGTTGATTCCTTCCGTTTTCTGGAACCTTCCCACCGAAAGCGTCTCTTCCTGCCACCGAAAGAAACGGAGCACTACAGTCTCACTTCTGGCGAGACCCTCCCACAGGACCTCATCACGACTCATATTCTCAAAGCCG includes:
- a CDS encoding lipoate--protein ligase family protein: MFREKTLRVLFDPPLSGFENMSRDEVLWEGLARSETVVLRFFRWQEETLSVGRFQKTEGINREYLKSHNIPLVRRPTGGRAILHGEEVTLSLALPGNPLSPRQAYREFKSVLQEALKGLGIPVDQEIMNIPLYLASPACFSLTFPHELTVGGKKIAGIAQARGRGGSLFQVSLPFRIDRERFASCFREKEVVLQELEKNFLSLTEMGFGVEWRIEIEQAIIESFGKWWGVVVKKDNWKEEEEERNQAILREKYLLSSYHEER